In the Longimicrobium sp. genome, GAGAAGCCGGTGGTGCGCATCATCGCCGTGATCCCCGTGGAGGGGTCGAAGCGGTCGAGGAGGTCCCAGCGCAGGAGCGTGTCCTCGCCATCCTTGTCGCCCTCAGCCTCCACCCGCAGCGCCACCAAATCCGGGCTCTCGCGGTAGTCCTTGCGCAGCTTGGGGCCGACCACCGAGATGAACAGGTCGCGCGGCGTCACCTTCTGCCCCTTCACGTCCACCGGCTCCAGCCCCAGGAGGCCCAGCTCGCGGATCGTCTCCATGGCGCGGGCGTGGCCGGGGTAGCGCAGCGTCTTGTACTCCATCGAGGGGATCTGCCCCTCGTAGCGCTGCGCCATCGTCGAAAGCCCGCCCGCGGTGTGGAAGGCTTCGAGCGTGCCGGCGCCCTCGAACGGGAGCTCCTCCACCTCGCTAAGGGCGGCCACCTGCAGCGGGCGCCCGTCGCGCAGCACCCACGAGAGGGTGGTGTAGTAGTCGAGCACCCCTTCCAGCGAGTACACGATCTGGTAGTTGAGCGGGGGCTGCGGGTTCTGCGGGAGCCCGCCCACGAAGATGCGCACCGCGCGCGTGGTGTCTAGCTGGCGGATGCCGTGCTCGGCCAGGATGTTGACCATCCCCGGCGCCAGGCCGCAGTCGGGGATTACGGAGAGGCCCTTTTCGCGGGCGCGCTCGTGCAGCCCCTTC is a window encoding:
- a CDS encoding saccharopine dehydrogenase C-terminal domain-containing protein, producing the protein DHEVVIADLKVDALPAFLQPYLGGRLTAQQVDANDRTGIRDAMEGVSAVMSAFPYYFNLGMAVAAVDSGAHFADLGGNTEIVLQQKGLHERAREKGLSVIPDCGLAPGMVNILAEHGIRQLDTTRAVRIFVGGLPQNPQPPLNYQIVYSLEGVLDYYTTLSWVLRDGRPLQVAALSEVEELPFEGAGTLEAFHTAGGLSTMAQRYEGQIPSMEYKTLRYPGHARAMETIRELGLLGLEPVDVKGQKVTPRDLFISVVGPKLRKDYRESPDLVALRVEAEGDKDGEDTLLRWDLLDRFDPSTGITAMMRTTGFSLAITGALQAAGDIEPGVWTPDECMPAAVYIDSLARRNVMIREHRLTPSAAAR